In Lemur catta isolate mLemCat1 chromosome 5, mLemCat1.pri, whole genome shotgun sequence, the genomic stretch ACAGAAAAGCTGGTATTTAAGGGATTAGGCTTTCAAAGATgtataaaaccaataaaattatGAGAGACTGGGAAGTCTGGGGCAATAAGGAAACCCGTATGTGAAGTGATGCAACGCAAGGTCAACCCCGAATTATAGTTTGAGGCCCAACTGTGAGGCCTTTGGAGTTCAGagtatggttttaaattttattttcattaaaacattttaataatgggCAGCTATTTTTCAAAAGTTCCTGTTTATGTGTATGGGGAAAGGGATGGAGTTATGGGATAAGATCAGCCATTTGGGAGGAAGACAATTGACAGCAGGAAGCCAGCAATAAGGCATTATGTGCAACATtaccaataataattaaaaattgaaagtagCTCGGAAATCCATCTCTAGGAGAAGGGTTCATTAAATTATAGTACATTGGCACACTGAAACACaatcatgtgtcacttaatgacagggatatgttctgagaaatgcatcatcaGCAATTTTGTCCTTATGCAAACATTatatagaatgtacttacacaggCCTGGGTGATGCAGCCTACTAGGTCTGTAGTGATAGTCTGTTGTTCCTAGCCTataaacttgtacagcatgttattatGCTGAATATtttaggcaattgtaacacaatagtaagtatttgtgtatctaaacatagaaaaggtacggTAAAAGtacaatattataatcttatgggaccactgccTTATATGCAGTCAGTCATTGACGGCACGACTGTATTATTTATGCAGCCACTAAAGGTGATTACTTTGAAGACTATGGAACCCTAAGATGAACGCAAAAATAGTGTCCCCCATGGTTGCAACTGCATaagatttatatataatactttagGTTGTGTAGAGGAAAGGGAATGGACTTTCAAGCCAATGGTACTTTATTCAAACTCTGACTCTATTACTAACCAAGTGacttggtttctttatctgtcaaatgAGGGTGAAATTGCTTACCATTTCTTAGAAGATGTAATGATTAGATGAGAAGGTAACTGGGAATATTTTTAGTTAGTATGATGGGGTtgtggataatttatttttacgATAATTCTCTTTAGAGTTAATTgtctcacgcacacacacatacacagtaatcatgagacatttttatttctttttttctttacaaatataaCATCCATtcagaaaagtacacaaatcttGATGTTAccacaaagtgaacacacccaGGTAACTACCCAATCAAGAAATAGGAACATTATCAGCACTCCCAGAgagtttcatattattttcttttgatatgtttttttaaaaggaagttatTGGTGACCTTAGAGGTTGGTGGTTTCATTTGAGTGTGAAGGCAAAAATGAGGATTCAAGGAGCTAAATGGTGAATGAAAAGTGGAAAGTGCCTTTAGTTACCTCCTTTATCTTTTAGAAAGTAATCTTTGAATCTGTGTCTGTAGAATGTTAATCTCCCTGTATACTTCATTGAGTCCTGTTAATATAGAAGTGAGTATGAAAGTGCCCTGCAAAGCATAAATCAGTGTAAGAGTACAAGACACTATTTCATGGCTGAAAAGAGCAGCAGTcttctgaagaaaataatttttttgtttgcttaggTCATTTAGATTGTGTACTTGTTATTTATATTTGGACAGTCTTCCCATTGAACAACAcgttcaattttcttttaaatttcttatgctttctgcttaattttgtaTCAAGAAAGTTTAAATTAATTGGCGATTTCTTATAAGCAAGTAAATCTGAACTGTATTGCTGTAGTAACAGGGAAACAAAAAGTCATGTTTATTCAGGTATGTTCGCTTTGCTAAAATAAAGTATAGGTAATCTTGATTGATTGAAATTAATACAGTATAATTagggtttccattttctcatatTGTACATACAcgattataaattattatagtaACATTATACTCATTTTTACAGTGTTATTACCAGTTTCATCAAGTATCTGTTAATCAAATTGTACATTATATTACTCCTATTTACTTGACTTTCATTTGTATGTGATTTAGTATCTTCATGTAAAACCCTagagtatttgaaaaaatagttgaGGGATTTAGCAATTACTTAGAAATTACAGTCAtgatatagtctttgttttttaaatttatctgaagaactttttattcttcttaagaTTCCAGTTCTCCAAACAAACAATGGTCCAAGTCTAACAGGATTGACTACTATAGCAGCCCATCTAGTCAAGCAAGCCAACAAAGAATATTTGCTGGGGAGTACtgcagaagaaaaagcaatagTTCAGCAATGGTTAGAATACAGGGTCACCCAAGTGGACAGACACTCCAATAAAGATGATCTCCGCACACTGTTGAAGGTATTGTGACTTCTCTTTGTCTTAATATATAGGCTGAAATGCTGAAATATGCTAAGCAGAAATCTCTTTCCCCTGAGATTCAAAAGCTGTTGGTCTTCTTTACctctttccttctgcctcagtagTTTGTACCTGTTATTACTTCCACCTGGAACTGACCATAAATGTTCGCCCTTCAGATCTCAGTTCAGATACCGTTGCCTCGGAAATTTCTTGACTACTGCTCTCTCAGCTAGCTGAGGTTCCTTGTCCTATGTGCAGTCCCAGCACCCTGTGCTTTTCTTTCATAACACTTGCCATAGTCAGTAATTATAGTTTTGTATGACTTCTTTAATGTGATAGCTGCTTTTCCTTCGTAACACTTGTCATAGTCAGCAATTAGAGTtttgtatgacttttttttaatgtcatgcCGTAATTAGCAGTCCTGATTCTCTAAGGGATAAAGTATTTTCTCAGAGGCAAGGGGGAATGAGAATCTTTGAGCGTTATAGTTTGAAAAAGCTGTCCAGTTGATCTGAGAAACCCCAACTTTCTCTCCCTCAAGAACCATTGCTTtcagatttgtattttctttccagaggtgtcaaattagaataaaagaatctattgatataaaagataaactgAATGTGGCTCCAGAGTCACCACAAATGAAAACATTCCAAAttacttttgttaatttatttatataaaaatagattttgaaaaattttataaaagctttAAATGTGAAGGGGAACATAGAGATTATTCAGACAACCACATCATTTCAGGGGtcccttctgtttctttattttatttccatttttatataatgaaataaataatttataattattaagttatatttatttattaaaataaataattataactttttaCAATTCCTTAAGTTGTGTAAAGAAGTTTTTCCTTTATCACTTTAGGGAAAATGGTTTAAACTGCACTTTTGATAGATTTCAAGAGAACTGGTAGAACGTCAGTTTCAGGCCTTGATCCTTTATAGGTCTGCCGCGATAAACCGTTCATTCTTAATATCTGCACAGATAACTTATAGGGGCCCCTCTGTTGTTGTGCCCCTACCATGCTCCACAGCATTTCCAGAGGGAAGCAGGCGTatcttcctctaagtgaatgtgagattttttaaaaagtgaatataaccatcttttatagttttccaaAGGAAAGGATAGTAATAAAGTACTTAATTCTGAAAGATATGAACAGGATTTCAATGAATTGGGTTTATAGTTTCaaaagttatattaataaatttggttTTGGAAGCATGGAAGTAATTCCCAAAGCATTATATCtgagatattaaatatttaattgagaGACTTTGACTTaagatttttcctgtttttgaaatGTAGTGTATGTGCAGCTGGGTGATTTGGGTTTTCTTCCTTGCTCTATAGCAGTTTGCTCATTTGCACCTGCAATGTGCCAAGGGCTCGTGATGCATTAGACGGTTTCTGCCCTTACAGAACTCAGACTAGTTGGGGAGACAAATGTGTGTACAATGGAGTGCAGTGTGATTTTTGGCCCTATGAGTGCAAATGAGAAAAGGgtggttttctgttttgttttgcaattttGCTATTTCAAGACAgcattgtttaatttattttaaaggcagtaaatattatagaaatttagGAAGTACAAATAGGCAAATAGAATACATTTGAAACATCCATAGTCCCACCAACAAGAGAGAACTGTTAAGAATGCTTATGTTcagtcatcaaatatttattaaacccattttttgttctttccatgtttttttcttttcacatatatgtgtgtttgtattttattttaaaactgggCATCTACTGGACACAGTAACCTCTTTTTTTGCTCAATGAAAATGTGttgtgaacatctttttatgtcaataaatatttacctgCACTCTCCTTGTAATAAACTGCTAGTGTTCTCTCttatgcagttgacccttgaacaatgtgggatTATGGGCACTAACCCCCTGAGCAGTTGAAAAtccacgtataacttttgactcccccaaaacttcaTTACTAATAGCTTGCTATTGACTgcaagccttaccaataacataaacagtcaatcaATACATTTTATGTGTTATGTGTTATATACTATATTGTTAcaaataaagtaagctagagaaagaatattattaaaaaatcttaaggaagagaaaataaatttacagtttattaagtggaagtggatcatcataaagatcttcatccttATAGTCTTCACATTgcgtaggctgaggaggaggaagaggaggggttggtcttgctgtctcaggggtggcagaggcagaagaataTTCATGTGTAACTGGACCTGCACAGTTGAAACCTGAGTTGTTCGAGGATCAGCTGTAATTGTACCACAACTTAAATTGTCTATCCCTGGGTAGTTACTAGATTGTTGCTAAGTATTTGAACATATTCCCACTTATTTCCTCAGGCTAAATTCCTACAAGGGAAATTGCTAGGCTAAAAGCTATGTAATTTTAAGGCTCTGTTGCTCATTTGCCCTCCAGAAGAGTGCACTATTAGAGTATATGAAAGTGGCCACTTCCACAAAACTAACATGGGTATTACCTTTTTCTCCTTCACTACCCCATTTCATTACCAAAATAAGCAAACCCAAAAATAATTTCCTTGTTTACAGTGTTTTTCTATAGAATTATTAGTGGTATGGcatttttcatagcacttattagCCTATTTATAGTTTTGAGACAGGGttcctctctgtcacccaggctggagtgcagtggcacagtcatagttcactgcaaccttgaactcccaggttcaaacgatcctcctgcctcagccacctgagtagctgggactatagatgcacaccaccacacctggttaatttttttaaaaaactttttgtagtGATGCAGTAtgactgtgttgcccaggctgatctcaaaactcctggcctgccaaagtgctgggattacaggcgtgagccaccaccactCCTGGtccatttttactgtttttaaaaatttacttgtaTGTATTCTTTGCCCAGGTTTGTACGGAGCTGTGTAtcttcttattatttattttaaaactcttgttCTTAGGATATTATGAAAAGGTTTAATTCTTATTTGGCAAAGTTATATTTCAGTGTTAAAaccaaaattctaaattttaatgcCTCATAAATAAGGTAGCATATCATTTCAAAAAGCAGACAGTGCAAAACATGTTTGATGAATCTAGATGGAGGGTATATAGTTGCTTGTTGTActgtttttttcaacttttctatgtTATTAGAAAGTTTAGTAATTGATAgttgggagaaaaaagaaaattaggtggAACtatagggaaaatattttaacaggtttggcaatagcatcaaaaagacttgtaaaactaaataaaaggaaatatgaacAACACACATTAATTAGTTCCCTGCTCTGAATAGTTAGTTAGAATGTGTGAAATTCTGTCTTTTGgtaggaaaaattttatttacgTCAGTAATCAGGAAAATACTACCTAATCATAGTTtattaaaactacatttttaagaGTGTTTATAACTAAAACATGGATAGagattctatttttagaaaaaatatacaaaacaatgtTAAATTGTTTCAGctctttaaatgctttttaaaattacatgaagatgtatttattttttatactctGTCAAAGTTGATTCCTTTGAAGATATTTGGAGAGAAACCATCTCCAATCAATAGATTACCGTAAAATTTAAGTGGTATTCCATAATATACCGATATATTCTACCCTCCCACCCAAATTTTGATTCTTCCACACCTATCTCATTTGTGTCCACATTCCTTCATTTTGTCATCTGGAATGAGACCTCTAGGAGTCTGTATTCATACACCATTTTGAAAATGACTGTCTTTCAatgaaaatcataaggaagagaaagtacatttactgttcattaagtatAAGTGGATCaccataaaggtctttatcctcataGTGTTCACGTTCAGCATATATCATGTTGAGTTTGTGGACAAACTCAAAGCAATTaaattcaattcagcaaacatttattggttACTGAACCACCATGTGCCAGACGCTGTGGGatgttgctatggtctgaatgtttgtgttctcccaaaattcatatgttaaaatcctaaccctgCAAGGTGATggtttgggaggtgattaggtcccaGACATGGAACCTTCATGAATGAaattagtgcttttataaaagaggcctgagagagaccTGACCCCCTCCACCAAGTGAAAAGACAGCTGactgtgaaccaggaagtgagccctcaccagacactgcgTCTGCCAgagccttggtcttggacttccagtctccagaactgtgagaaataaatttctgttgtttataagccacccagtctatatattctgttatagtagcccaaagAGACTAAGACAGATATGATCTGAGAATCAGAACACAACACTTTCCCTATAGTTTAAGGAATTCTTCCAGAATAAATGCTGTTGGCCACTGAGCTGTGTTTCATATCTAGTCTTTAGAGGAGCCTCTGAGAATATCTAATAATAGCTCGTATAACTTATTTATAAAACCTTCCTCCGAAGGTTATATCAATCTGTTGTCTCATTtaattgaatataaattaatgtaaattCCTGTTCTGCTAAATTATGTGTTAATTTTAAGAGGGCAAAACTTTTTCCTGTCAGAAAACTGATATATTCATGTAGGTCTGTCAGATAGTACCtctaacaaaagtaaaaatagataaattggactacagactacatcaaaatttaaaatttctgtatatcaaaagaaatgatcaacagagtgaaaaggcaacccagagtgggagaaaatgtttgcaaatcatatatctaatagggggttaatattcagaatatataaagaactcctacaactcaaaaacaaaactaataacctgattaaaaaatgagcaaaagacttgagtaaacatttctccaaagaagatatgtaaatggccaagaaacatatgaatcattagggaaatgcaaatcaaactcaCAGTTGAGATGTCACTTCATACCTGTTAAGATGgctactaccaaaaaaaaaaaaaaaagccagaaagtAACAAATGTTGGAGGGGATATAGAGAAATTGTAACCCTTGTGtattattggtgggaatgtaaaatgtccaagtgctatggaaaacagaatcACAGTTCCTCAAGAAAgtaatagaattaccatatgattcagcagttTCACTTCTGAgtgtatacccaaaagaattcaaagcatGGTTTTGAAGAGGTATTTGTACACTCATTTTCatagcagaattattcacaatagccaagaggtggaaacaactcaagtgtctaTCGAAAGatttatggataaagaaaatgtggtccgtacatacaatgggatatcattcagccttataaagaaaggagattctgacacacactacaacatggatgaaacttatGCTCAGTGAATCCACAGAAACATAGTAGAAGAGCAGTTGCCAGgacctggaaggaaggaaaaatgaggaaatgtttCATGGTTATAGAATTTCTTAGAATTCTCTGAAGAGATAGAAATTTTTGAGgtgcttttaacattttaatggaaaaaataaatgtaacgtGCATGATTTGCAAAATGTTTCCCAGAACAAAAAACTGGACCCTGAAATGATCATAGATAGCACTTTGAATatcattttctaatgttttcttctttaaaataagactaataatgttcatcctattttttaaaaataaggtggtTGGCGTATGCTTTGTAATTttgaatgcatttttattaatatcaaagattaaatttattaaatgtcagtattttgttttctagtaGCGTACCGTATGATATGGTAGTTAgctttattattactgttttttaaattaatgttttatttgttttttctaggATCTTAATTCATATCTTGAAGATAAAGTCTACCTTACAGGATATAACTTTACTTTAGCAGATATCCTATTGTACTATGGACTACATCGCTTTATAGTGAGTATTTGAATAGTCATTGGCTTTTTTTCTGTAATCtttaggatgatttttttttaatttgtcttaaatttaaatcaaatttacattttcaccttatcaaataaaaatgaaaggaattctTGTTAGACAAGGTACCTTATGCGGAAATGCCTTTTCTGTACCCATTTACCATAGTTGCTTCCTGCTTTTTGGAGGGGCCAAAACTTTTTTTGACCTGCTTGATTTTCGGCCTTTGCTTCTGCTTTTTTCCAACAGCGACTTCTCTGGCCACCTTCTGGACTTTATCATCATGCCCTCAACCCCACATTCATACCACTCCATCTCTAGACCTTAATTCTAGTGCCCCATCTTCTGTGCAGCCTCTTATTTTTGTGCTCTTTTAGTCTCTTAATCCCTCATCCCTATCTGACGTAATATGACTCTCCTCTTTCCAAATCTGTTTACTGTCTTCCCCACCCAGTCAAGACCCCCTTTTGCGTAACTTCAGCTATGTCCTCTTGTTAGCATCTGCAGCTCCTTTTCTCTATTCTGCAGTCACCACCCTTTCCCTGTAGGTCTCCTAGTCTTGGCTAGTCCAAATGAACGTCTTCATTCCTGTAGCCAAGCTGAGCTCTATCAGAGAAATCACAGAACTACAGATTGCTGCCACTAAAAGTTCTTACTATCCAATTGCAGCTGGCCTCTAGTACTGATGAGCCCTCTATGTTCTCCGAGGGATTCTTCCAGAGTTTTGCCACTTTTTGACAAGCTCCGTTTCCCTTTCTCTGCTCCTTTGTCTTTAGTCATTGTTACAgagccttcctccttccttccttcagttaGAAAGTGGAGGCTGTTTGAATCTCTTCATCTTCCAGCCCACCTGCTTCCACCATCTTGTCTCCTTTTTCTGGCTCAGAAAGGATCACCTTGCTTTTTTCCTGGGTTAATCTATTAATCCGGCCTCTTACTTCAACTCCCTTCTACACCTCCTACCCTATTTCTGGATcttataccaaattttatttcctttctttcttctatctTCAATATTTTCCACTATCTATCTGGTCagtctctttattttaaattatatcccATCTTAAATTTTTTACAGACATTCATATAGCACTCATTGTGTTCTTGTCACTGGTCTTCATGCTGTATAAAtgttgactcatttaatcctaataacAGCCCTATGAGGTGGGCACTATTCTTATCATagcccccttttacagatgagataactGAGGAATAGGGAGGCCACATGTCTTCTTTGAGATTAAGTAAGTGGTGGAACCAGGTCTAGAAACCAGGCGGTTTGGCTGCAGAGTTCGTGCTTTTTTACATCTGTTTCTCCACCTAAAACTCAGCTCACCTCCCTGTGGAAAAAAAGAGCTCATACATCTTTCTGTATTCAGCACCTCATGCATCCAGTCAGCTGGGTCCTGATTGCCACTTCCTGGATGCCTCTCACATGTGTCTCTTCCTGCGATCCTGGATGACACAGCCCTAATCCAGAATTCATAATCTTCTGTTCATCTAAAGAAGATGGACTGTGAGAGATGAGACTAGTGGCCACTGGAGCAGTCTTCTCATGgccatgtctttttctttctcaagatagTTAAGTAGCTCTTCATTCCCTACAGAGTAAAATTTGTCAACCTGGGAGACCCTTCATCTGACTACTGCCACAGTTGCTAGCCTCTTTCTTGTCCTTCTCTCCCAGCTGTAACATACCCCTAGAGCCTGCTGGATGCCAGGCTCTTTCTACTCAGTGTCCTTGTGTTGCCTGTTTTCTTGCTCCCTGGTCCCAGCCCTTATCTTCCTCCcaaattcatttgcatttcatcAAATGTTGCTCAGTTCCAGCACGGATCCCTGGGGTGAAGCCCTGGTGGGCTCCTAAAGCATATTGAAGTGCTCCTTCCTCTGTTTCTGCTTGTACCTCCTAGATGACCTCAGTtccagcttatttcactttgtactgtaattctttttttaaaatctctccttcTAAATTGTAAACCACTTGAGATTGTAGTAATTCGTATTTGTAATACCACTGTTGTACATAATTCCTGGCACATCTATATAGTTGGCCCTCTGTAAacactaaataaattttttaacatatttctgtatacttttcaaggagtttcttacatattttctcattataCCTCATAATTGTGAAGGAGAAAGGACTAGTGTTATTATCCTCCTTTTACTGAGAAGGAAACTGATGCTAAGGAAGGTTGAGTGATTTACATGAAGGCACAGTGTTCAGTTTTTGGAAGGGCCACACTAGATCTTCTGACTGAAGTGTCTTCATGTGTGAAGAAGccctttgtaaactataaaatacCGTAATAGTTGAGGCCTGCGCAGGCCCCGACCTGTCTGTGGTTTGGGGCTGCTATCTGCCTCATAAAGCAAGGTGGAGGGTTTGTCTTTTGGGAAGACAAAGTCGTTTTCTCCTCTGAAAAAGCCTCCTACATGATCAGCTTTGCCATTTGGCAGGAACAGGAGAATAGGGATTGAGGCCTCATGAGCCTGGGTTtttcgcttgaggtcaagagagAGAAGACTGGGATTCAAACCAGAAAATTCAAAGTGGGATGTAGTTACCTCCAGAACTTGTTGCTGGTAACTAAGCCTGGACGTGACAATTATAGAAGTGGATTccttagtaattaaaaaaatgtagtttcCTCCCCCCAAAATCCGATGATAATGTATGATACAGTTATTCTTAGTCCTCCCCTCAAGCTATAATCCCTCAATTTGGATTTACTTAACTTTATTAAGAATTATTCCTCAAAGATCCCTCAGTGATTGTGTTAAGTTCTATAACATTATTATTGTAATGACCTAGTATGATCCTTAGGTTAGTGTAAAACTTGATtattatcataaattttaaattatatattgaaaGCCTACTATACTAGTAGGCTTATGTGCCCACTGTACTATAACTGAGAGGGGCGCAAAAGAAGTCTAAAACTATTTTCAAGGAACTGTtaatctttgaagaaataaaactgttttacatgaaaacaatgaattagagaaaatggaatccagTGCTAATCTCTGGTCAGAATATTCTGTTACCAATTAGTGAGGCAGATAAAGTAGGATGTAGAATCATGAAATTGTCAGAAAAATATCTGCAGATTTTTATGGCCTTGGCTATATCCAAGgcaattttcattgttttagaaaGCTTGTAAGTTTGACTACAAATGTTGCTTATAAATAGGAAGATTGATTTTTCATCCAAAACAACACTTTTGACTGTGAAAGGAGGcctattaataattatgcagGCACAACAGGAGTGAAGTGGAACTAATGTTCCCTGTACTTACAAGGAATATGACTCAATTAAACAAAATAGGGGGATCAGGGAGAATCATGTCCTGTTTCTCTTTTGTCCCCTCCcagctcttagcacagtgccttgtaCAGCTAAATGCTTATGAAAATTAGGAATATTTATCAATCTATACCTATCTATAGTTCCTATTTTaggttgtatatctttatagtgaaaatataattttttaaaacttgcccgccagctgcaaaagaatgcagaggactctctagcccatgggcccagtcacatgggtaccataaagtccggAAAGTGACCTGGAACCCACATGTGTAGTTAGGGTTTGGGTCATGTGACTCCAGCTGTCCAGAGTGGTGCCATGGTGACCTGAAGcacaagggaggtccctatccaggcaTTATAAAATAAGACTACAGACCATAGCCAagctctctttgcccttccttttgcctgccctgctgcgacaatgggtccagtcatcatctgtgacATATGTACCAtgttctgtaaacctatatcttgctctcgccctgtaatcctatctttcctcaataaaccttatttttgtgcttgcctaaaaaaaaaaaaaagaagaaacaaaatataatttttaattatatactgcaatataattaaatcaaaatgattttatttaaatgtgaagaAAGTTTAATTAGGGCAGAAATACATTGATCACACCAGCCTCTTTTTATTCCATTCTAGGTTCAATATATTTTAGTAGCTTTTTGAATTTAGAATGATGACTCGGCACAACTTAcctcatttgaaaacaaaaaaagcctcCAAAGTAAAGAGGATTTGCTGTTAGGTATCTAAGCATCTCTCTCCTGGTGGCAAACTATGGTTCTTTGGACTTGGGGCATCCATGCTTGATTTGAGTGGGCCTGTGCCGCTGCAAGCATGGCTGCCTTACAGAGGGTGCAGGAACAACTCTCACTGAAAACAGTCACAAACGTGTTGgcattttttaaacacatatttaaatgTGACTTACGTTTTgacattatttaactttttaaagcttCATATTAGGAGAAATGTCATATGTCATCCTCTATGTGATGACTGCCAGCAGGCTAGCAAATGTCTGTCAAGACCCACAAGATCTGGCTTCCTGTGGCTTCAAGCTGTCATTAAGGAGAGCATTTCTCccttctaatttttcaaaaagggCAATAATGAAGTGTAACTCTTGCAAACTAGTGTACATTTACATTTTCCTCTCTTCTGGCTTATGCGGGTCACACAGTAGGAAAGGAAAATACTctaaaaggaaaaggagacagcTTTTGTGGGATTTCTTCGCAGACTGAGTGAACAACATCATAATTCTATAATgcaaaatattcatagcagcagcTGCAAAGTTATTTAATTATGAGTCTAGGTGCCGTGGGGAGGGCATTTGGGTTTTAGGCAGGTTAGAAGTGTTTCATTCAATTCTGCATGTTAAAACTATAATTGCATTGATAGTATTTAATGGTCTGTAactatttatatttcctattttggACTGTATATCCTCTTTATAGTGACTAGGATATAATGATTAAAGATATCATGCTTgtctttttcaaaacaaaattgagTTGAATAATATGTAAATCACTCTGACCTTCCCTTTGGGTTCATACCATCACTTAAAGCATCTGTCCCACTCTAGTGCAAGTGCAGGCAAAGTAGTCAGAAAT encodes the following:
- the EEF1E1 gene encoding eukaryotic translation elongation factor 1 epsilon-1; its protein translation is MAAAAELTLLEKSLGLSKGNKYSAHGDRQIPVLQTNNGPSLTGLTTIAAHLVKQANKEYLLGSTAEEKAIVQQWLEYRVTQVDRHSNKDDLRTLLKDLNSYLEDKVYLTGYNFTLADILLYYGLHRFIVDLTVQEKEKYLNVSRWFCHIQHYPGIRQHLSSVVFIKNRLYTNSH